The following is a genomic window from Gemmatimonadota bacterium.
CCGTATCGCCCTCAGAAATTCTGTTTGTGTGCGACGCCATGACCGGGCAAGATGCCGTATCGTCAGCTTCTGCCTTTTACGAAAAACTCAATTTTTCAGGTGTAGTACTCACGCGCATGGACAGCGACACCCGTGGCGGCGCAGCTTTATCCATCCGCGAGGTTGCGGGCGTCCCGATTAAATACATCGGCGTCAGCGAAAAAGTCGATGGTCTGGAAGCATTTCATCCCGACCGCATGGCCTCTCGCATTTTGGGCATGGGCGATGTGGTTACACTGGTGGAAAAAGCGCAGGAGACCATAGACGCCGAACAGGTGAAAAAAGTTGAACAAAAGCTTCGCTCGGCATCGTTTACATTCGACGACTTCCTCGAGCAAATGGCGCAAATCAGGCAGATGGGCCCCTTGGATCAACTGATGAAAATGATCCCCGGCGTGAGCAAGTCCATGCCGGACTTGCAGGTGGATGAAAAGGCCTTCACGCACATCGAGGCAATCATCTATTCAATGACGCCCGCAGAGCGCGAGAAACCGCATATTATTAATGGCAGCAGGCGCAAACGCATTGCAAATGGCAGCGGGCGCAGTATTCAAGATGTCAACAAATTGCTCAAGCAATTCAACATGATGCAAAAAATGATGAAACGCATGTCCCGTATGGAAAAACAGGGCAAAATGGCAATTCCGATGTTCGGATAACACAAAGGAGTTTGATTTGGTTCGACTTCGCTTACGTCGTATGGGCGCAAAAAAAGCGCCGTTCTTCCGCGTGGTAGCGGCCGAGGCCTCCTCACCTCGCGACGGACGGTTCATCGAGGTTTTGGGGCATTATAATCCGACAAAAGATCCCCAGATTATCGAATTAAAAGAAGACCGCATAAGGTATTGGTTGGGCGTGGGCGCACAGCCCTCCGATACAGTGCGCAGTTTATTTCGCCAAAAGGGTCTGCTCAAACAAGATCAGAATGAAGACGCGCAACCTGAGGATGCTGAGTCAGACGCCCCATCTGAGGAATGAGTCTTGGAGCCGGATACTGGATTAAACCACTCCAGCACAGGCTTTGTCACGGTTGGCAAAATCATGAAACCCCGGGGCATTCGGGGTGAAGCTTTTTTGCTACCGCTGACCGATTTTCCACAACGATTTGACGACTTGGACTCTGTGCGCGTTGAAGCGCCCGATGGCACATATTCTGCATTAAACGTGGCTTATGTACGCGCTTATGGTTCGCGCCTGGCAATCAAATTTCAAGACATTGACACCCCTGAACATGTGGGGCGATTGCGCGAACACTTTATTTTGGTACCCCGCGATGCCGTGCATCCCTTACCCGACGATTCGTTTTACGTTTTTGAACTCGAGGGGCTGCCAGTTGAAACAGCATCGGGCACCATGGTGGGACATGTCGTAGAAGTCCTGTCGTATCCGGCCAACGATGTGTATGTGGTGGATCGCAACGGCGAAGACGTATT
Proteins encoded in this region:
- the ffh gene encoding signal recognition particle protein; its protein translation is MFEILTDRLNGVFKQLRSRGRLTESNIDDAMREVRRALLEADVNYKVARSFIARVKERAIGREVLKSITPGQQVVKVVHDELIALMGNQNAALQFAESPPSAIMMVGLQGSGKTTASAKLARLLVSQNKKPLLVAADIYRPAAIDQLCVLAEQVGVPVHRAPEGTDPVDICTQAMDRAKNENLDVVILDTAGRLHVDDERMDEVFRIREAVSPSEILFVCDAMTGQDAVSSASAFYEKLNFSGVVLTRMDSDTRGGAALSIREVAGVPIKYIGVSEKVDGLEAFHPDRMASRILGMGDVVTLVEKAQETIDAEQVKKVEQKLRSASFTFDDFLEQMAQIRQMGPLDQLMKMIPGVSKSMPDLQVDEKAFTHIEAIIYSMTPAEREKPHIINGSRRKRIANGSGRSIQDVNKLLKQFNMMQKMMKRMSRMEKQGKMAIPMFG
- the rpsP gene encoding 30S ribosomal protein S16; amino-acid sequence: MVRLRLRRMGAKKAPFFRVVAAEASSPRDGRFIEVLGHYNPTKDPQIIELKEDRIRYWLGVGAQPSDTVRSLFRQKGLLKQDQNEDAQPEDAESDAPSEE
- the rimM gene encoding ribosome maturation factor RimM (Essential for efficient processing of 16S rRNA); this encodes MEPDTGLNHSSTGFVTVGKIMKPRGIRGEAFLLPLTDFPQRFDDLDSVRVEAPDGTYSALNVAYVRAYGSRLAIKFQDIDTPEHVGRLREHFILVPRDAVHPLPDDSFYVFELEGLPVETASGTMVGHVVEVLSYPANDVYVVDRNGEDVLIPAVREIVHVDQKAGKIIVQEIEGLL